A genomic region of Aureimonas populi contains the following coding sequences:
- a CDS encoding baseplate multidomain protein megatron: MATLVLGVAGAAIGGSIGGAILGVSAATIGGFIGSSIGSVVDSWIISSLAPTQRIEGARLDTLRITSSTEGAVIPRLYGRMRMGGNIIWATDFREEIKTTTQGGGKGGGGGKVRTTEYLYYASFAVALCEGPITGIGRIWADGKPMDLSRVTWRWYPGDEAQGADPFIAAKMGAPNTPAYRGTAYVVFEELPLSSYGNRLPQLSFEVFRPLADPDTAEGLTRAVTMIPASGEFTYATQAIRKTDGGATVSENLNALPDATDMVVALDRLQAMAPAVESVSLVVAWFGDDLRAGSCKVRPGVEVASKSTTPLSWSVNGVSRANAFLVSRDDQDRPVYGGTPSDFAVVQAIQEMKARGLRITFYPFILMDVPPGNSLPNPYSDNAVGTGQPAFPWRGRITCSPAAGYAGSVDKTATASAQVSALFGAATPANFSVSGQSIIWTGAPGDWGLRRMVLHYAHLCAAAGGVDAFLIGTEMPGLTTIRSGASTYPAVQAYRGLAADVRAILGAGTKIGYAADWSEYFGHQPGDGSGDVFFHLDPLWADPEIDFVGIDNYMPLSDWRDGFDHLDAADAWPAIYDRAYLQANIAGGEGFDWFYASAADRSAQVRTPITDGAAEKPWVFRYKDLRAWWSNQHFNRPGGVESATPTAWAPQSKPIRFTELGCPAIDRGTNQPNVFFDPKSSESFTPYFSRGWRDDAIQRAYLEASYLWWGKAANNPVSAVYGGRMVHVPECAAWTWDARPYPFFPALTDVWTDGANWRLGHWLTGRLGAVSLAALVRHLCLRAGLPEDRIDVTGLWGAVEGYAITALESPRASITTLSRHFGFDAVETEGIIRFVMRGRASVATIAPDDLVSTREGDVLELTRGQETELPQALKWQLARADEDYDAALVEARRITVDTARITSESFPMAVPPEEAERRCRRALLEAWTGRESAALRLPPSRLALDPADVIRLAHGGRQIEFRLVSVADAEARGVEAIRQDRATYDLPPGDPRAASLTRPVVFGAPDAILMDLPQLTEDQPAHRPFAAAHAVPWPGEMAVFRSGSSDGFELLTTFGGRARIGVLVSDFWPGPTARFDLGNMLVVDLLSGTLESVTDLALFGGANALAIESAPGIWEIAQAGAAELLAPGRYRLTRLLRGQRGTEGAMGNPAPAGARVVVLDESLASLPIAEADLELPWNWRIGPASRPVSDETYVATTFTPEGVGLRPFSVAHVEQPWRKPRASGDLTIRWIRRSRSLSADNWGTGEVPLAEEVEAYEVEILDGPAVKRTLAAASTSVVYTATQQTADRGAPLGSGDTLTIRIFQLSALFGRGAPKPVTLTF; the protein is encoded by the coding sequence ATGGCCACCCTCGTTCTCGGCGTCGCCGGCGCCGCCATTGGCGGCAGCATCGGCGGCGCGATCCTCGGTGTCAGCGCCGCGACCATCGGCGGTTTCATCGGCTCCAGCATCGGTTCGGTCGTCGACAGCTGGATCATCTCCTCGCTCGCGCCCACCCAGCGTATCGAGGGCGCGCGTCTCGACACGCTGCGCATCACCTCCTCGACGGAGGGCGCCGTCATCCCGCGCCTCTATGGCCGTATGCGGATGGGCGGCAACATCATCTGGGCGACCGATTTCCGGGAGGAGATCAAGACCACCACACAGGGCGGCGGCAAGGGTGGCGGAGGTGGCAAGGTCAGGACCACGGAATATCTCTACTATGCGAGCTTCGCGGTCGCGCTCTGCGAGGGGCCGATCACCGGCATCGGCCGCATCTGGGCCGACGGCAAGCCGATGGACCTCTCCAGGGTCACCTGGCGCTGGTATCCCGGCGACGAGGCGCAGGGGGCTGACCCGTTCATCGCGGCGAAGATGGGGGCGCCGAACACGCCCGCCTATCGCGGCACGGCCTATGTCGTCTTCGAGGAGCTGCCGCTCTCCAGCTATGGCAACCGCCTGCCGCAGCTCTCCTTCGAGGTGTTCCGGCCGCTTGCCGATCCCGACACCGCCGAGGGACTGACCCGCGCGGTCACCATGATCCCGGCCTCGGGCGAGTTCACCTACGCGACGCAGGCCATCCGCAAGACCGATGGCGGCGCGACGGTGTCTGAGAACCTGAACGCCCTACCGGACGCCACCGACATGGTGGTTGCACTCGACCGGCTTCAGGCCATGGCCCCTGCGGTCGAGAGCGTCAGCCTCGTCGTCGCCTGGTTCGGCGACGATCTGCGCGCCGGATCCTGCAAGGTGCGGCCGGGCGTCGAGGTGGCCTCCAAGTCGACCACGCCTCTGTCCTGGTCGGTCAACGGCGTCAGCCGCGCCAATGCCTTCCTTGTCAGCCGCGACGATCAGGATCGTCCGGTCTATGGCGGCACGCCGTCCGACTTCGCCGTCGTGCAGGCGATCCAGGAGATGAAGGCGCGCGGGCTGCGCATCACCTTCTATCCCTTCATCCTGATGGATGTGCCGCCCGGCAACTCGCTGCCGAACCCGTATTCCGACAACGCCGTCGGGACCGGCCAGCCCGCATTCCCCTGGCGGGGACGGATCACCTGTTCCCCCGCGGCGGGATATGCGGGATCGGTCGACAAGACAGCGACAGCCAGTGCGCAGGTTTCGGCGCTGTTCGGCGCGGCCACGCCTGCGAATTTCAGCGTCTCGGGCCAGTCGATCATCTGGACCGGCGCACCGGGCGACTGGGGTCTGCGGCGGATGGTGCTGCATTACGCCCATCTCTGCGCGGCCGCAGGCGGGGTGGACGCCTTCCTGATCGGAACCGAGATGCCGGGGCTCACCACCATCCGCTCGGGCGCGTCCACCTATCCGGCCGTGCAGGCCTATCGGGGTCTGGCAGCCGATGTCCGGGCCATCCTCGGGGCTGGCACGAAGATCGGCTACGCCGCGGACTGGTCGGAGTATTTCGGGCACCAGCCGGGCGATGGCAGCGGCGACGTGTTCTTCCACCTCGATCCGCTCTGGGCCGATCCGGAGATCGATTTCGTCGGCATCGACAACTACATGCCGCTGTCGGACTGGCGGGACGGTTTCGACCATCTCGACGCCGCCGATGCCTGGCCCGCGATCTACGATCGGGCGTATCTGCAGGCGAACATCGCGGGTGGCGAAGGCTTCGACTGGTTCTACGCCAGCGCCGCCGATCGGTCGGCACAGGTGCGAACGCCGATCACCGATGGTGCAGCGGAAAAGCCGTGGGTCTTCCGCTACAAGGATCTGCGCGCCTGGTGGTCGAACCAGCATTTCAATCGCCCCGGCGGGGTGGAGAGCGCGACGCCGACGGCATGGGCGCCGCAGTCGAAGCCGATCCGGTTCACCGAACTCGGCTGTCCGGCCATCGACCGCGGCACCAACCAGCCGAACGTCTTCTTCGATCCGAAGTCGTCCGAGAGCTTCACGCCGTATTTCTCGCGGGGCTGGCGCGACGATGCGATCCAGCGCGCCTATCTCGAGGCAAGCTATCTCTGGTGGGGCAAGGCTGCGAACAACCCGGTCTCCGCCGTCTATGGCGGCCGGATGGTCCATGTCCCGGAATGCGCCGCCTGGACCTGGGATGCACGGCCCTATCCGTTCTTCCCGGCGCTGACCGACGTCTGGACCGACGGCGCGAACTGGCGGCTCGGCCACTGGCTGACCGGACGCCTCGGCGCGGTCTCGCTGGCGGCGCTCGTCCGGCATCTCTGCCTGCGCGCAGGGCTGCCCGAGGACCGGATCGACGTCACAGGCCTCTGGGGCGCGGTCGAAGGCTACGCCATCACGGCTCTCGAAAGCCCGCGCGCGTCCATCACCACGTTGTCGCGGCATTTCGGTTTCGACGCCGTGGAGACCGAAGGGATCATTCGTTTCGTGATGCGTGGCCGGGCGTCGGTCGCCACCATCGCGCCCGACGATCTGGTCTCTACCCGCGAGGGTGACGTACTGGAGCTGACGCGAGGCCAGGAGACCGAACTGCCGCAGGCGCTGAAGTGGCAGCTGGCCCGCGCCGACGAGGATTACGACGCTGCGCTCGTCGAGGCGCGGCGCATCACCGTCGACACGGCGCGGATCACCTCGGAGAGTTTCCCGATGGCGGTTCCGCCGGAAGAGGCGGAACGCCGCTGCCGCCGCGCTCTGCTCGAAGCCTGGACCGGGCGCGAGAGCGCAGCTCTCCGCCTCCCACCCTCTCGGCTGGCTCTCGATCCCGCCGACGTGATCCGGCTCGCCCATGGCGGGCGGCAGATCGAGTTCCGTCTCGTCTCCGTCGCAGATGCCGAGGCGCGCGGAGTGGAAGCGATCCGCCAGGACCGTGCGACCTACGATCTGCCGCCCGGCGATCCGCGTGCGGCCTCGCTGACGCGCCCGGTCGTGTTCGGAGCCCCTGACGCGATATTGATGGACCTGCCGCAACTGACCGAGGATCAGCCGGCGCATCGCCCCTTCGCCGCAGCCCATGCCGTTCCATGGCCCGGCGAGATGGCGGTGTTCCGCAGCGGTTCGTCCGATGGCTTCGAACTGCTGACCACCTTCGGCGGTCGGGCGCGGATCGGCGTCCTGGTTTCGGATTTCTGGCCGGGGCCGACCGCACGCTTCGATCTCGGCAACATGCTGGTGGTAGACCTGCTTTCAGGCACGCTTGAGAGCGTCACGGATCTGGCGCTGTTCGGCGGCGCCAATGCGCTTGCCATCGAGAGCGCACCAGGCATCTGGGAAATCGCGCAGGCGGGTGCGGCCGAGTTGCTGGCGCCCGGCCGGTATCGTCTGACCCGGCTCTTGCGCGGGCAGCGCGGAACGGAAGGCGCCATGGGCAATCCGGCACCCGCTGGCGCGCGGGTTGTGGTGCTGGACGAGAGCCTCGCGTCGTTGCCAATCGCCGAAGCCGATCTCGAGCTTCCCTGGAACTGGCGCATCGGCCCGGCGAGCCGTCCGGTCAGCGACGAGACCTATGTTGCCACGACCTTCACGCCCGAGGGCGTGGGGCTCCGGCCGTTCTCGGTCGCTCATGTCGAGCAGCCATGGCGAAAGCCCAGAGCGTCCGGCGATCTCACGATCCGCTGGATCCGCCGTTCGCGATCCCTCTCGGCCGACAACTGGGGCACCGGCGAGGTGCCGCTCGCCGAGGAGGTCGAAGCCTATGAGGTCGAGATCCTCGACGGCCCGGCCGTCAAGCGAACCTTGGCCGCGGCCAGCACCAGCGTGGTCTACACCGCCACCCAGCAGACCGCCGACCGGGGCGCGCCGCTCGGCTCCGGCGACACGCTGACCATCCGTATCTTCCAGCTCTCCGCCCTGTTTGGGCGGGGTGCGCCCAAGCCCGTCACGCTGACATTCTGA
- a CDS encoding DUF2163 domain-containing protein has protein sequence MKSLSPAFQAHLDEGTTTLAWCWRIVRADGATFGFTDHDRTLTFDGTDFEPESGLTASEVRSGSDLSVDAQDAEGVLTSDRITETDILDGRWDNAQVEVWRVNWSDPAQRVLMRRGAIGQIRRGRLAFVAEVRSLAHVLGQTVGRTFQATCDAALGDGRCGVDLDASTFRGTGAVIDLLRDRTFTASGLNGFAAGWFTFGTVEWTSGANAGRRAEIVAHDLTDGIAVLTLLEAPVRAIAEGDGFTIRAGCDKRMETCGAKFANVANFRGFPHIPGQDAVLRYATKDGGHDGSVL, from the coding sequence ATGAAATCCCTCTCGCCCGCATTTCAGGCCCATCTCGACGAAGGCACGACGACGCTCGCCTGGTGCTGGCGGATCGTGCGTGCGGACGGCGCAACTTTCGGCTTCACCGACCATGACCGGACGCTCACCTTCGACGGCACCGACTTCGAGCCCGAGAGCGGGCTGACGGCATCGGAGGTTCGCTCCGGCTCGGACCTATCCGTCGATGCACAGGACGCCGAGGGCGTGCTGACCTCCGACCGGATAACCGAGACCGACATCCTCGACGGTCGCTGGGACAATGCCCAGGTCGAGGTCTGGCGGGTGAACTGGAGCGATCCGGCGCAGCGCGTGCTGATGCGTCGCGGGGCGATCGGCCAGATCCGGCGGGGACGGCTCGCCTTCGTCGCAGAGGTCCGATCGCTCGCGCATGTCCTCGGACAGACGGTCGGCCGGACCTTCCAGGCGACCTGCGACGCGGCGCTCGGTGACGGACGTTGCGGTGTCGATCTGGACGCATCGACCTTCAGGGGAACGGGCGCGGTCATCGACCTGCTGCGTGACCGGACGTTCACGGCGTCCGGCCTCAACGGCTTTGCCGCGGGCTGGTTCACCTTCGGCACGGTCGAATGGACCAGCGGCGCCAATGCCGGGCGGCGGGCAGAGATCGTCGCGCATGACCTGACCGACGGTATCGCCGTGCTGACGCTGCTCGAAGCACCGGTGCGAGCTATCGCTGAGGGTGACGGTTTCACCATCCGCGCGGGCTGTGACAAGCGCATGGAGACCTGTGGCGCGAAGTTCGCCAATGTCGCCAACTTCCGGGGCTTTCCGCATATCCCCGGCCAGGATGCCGTTCTCCGCTACGCGACGAAGGACGGCGGGCACGACGGGAGCGTGCTGTGA
- a CDS encoding phage tail tube protein, whose amino-acid sequence MARAQGARARMALAFETTYGTPPGSGYTRMPFASATLGAEQPLLNSELLGYGRDPLAPIKDAVTADGDVVVPIDAEAFGFWLKAAFGAPTTTGSSPGPYTHTFQSGSWTLPSMAIETAMPEVPRYAMYSGVVLDQLSWQMQRSGLLTATARLVAQGETVATTSGAGTPAELDLIRFGHFNGAIKRNGTALGNVISTEITYANNLDRIETIRADGMIDGAEPSIAALTGRTEVRFADSTLVSQAIGGTPCELEFAYSLTWGQSFTFTVHAVYLPRPRIEISGPQGVQASFDWQAARDAALGRMCTAVLVNDIESY is encoded by the coding sequence ATGGCACGCGCCCAAGGCGCGCGGGCGCGGATGGCGCTCGCGTTCGAGACGACCTATGGCACGCCGCCCGGCAGCGGTTACACCCGGATGCCCTTTGCCAGCGCCACGCTCGGGGCGGAACAGCCGCTCCTGAACTCGGAGCTTCTGGGTTACGGCCGCGATCCTCTTGCGCCCATCAAGGACGCGGTGACCGCCGATGGCGATGTGGTGGTACCGATCGATGCCGAGGCCTTCGGCTTCTGGCTGAAGGCGGCCTTCGGCGCGCCGACCACCACCGGAAGCTCGCCCGGTCCATATACCCATACGTTCCAGTCCGGCAGCTGGACGCTGCCCAGCATGGCGATCGAGACTGCCATGCCCGAGGTGCCGCGCTACGCCATGTATTCCGGCGTGGTGCTGGACCAGCTCAGCTGGCAGATGCAGCGTTCGGGCCTGCTCACCGCCACCGCGCGGCTGGTGGCGCAGGGCGAGACGGTGGCCACGACCAGCGGCGCCGGAACGCCAGCGGAACTGGACCTGATCCGCTTCGGGCATTTCAACGGCGCGATCAAACGCAACGGCACCGCCTTGGGCAACGTGATCTCGACCGAGATCACCTATGCCAACAATCTCGACCGGATCGAGACCATCCGCGCCGACGGCATGATCGACGGCGCCGAACCCTCGATCGCCGCGCTCACCGGCCGTACGGAGGTCCGCTTCGCCGACAGCACGCTCGTCAGCCAGGCGATCGGCGGCACGCCCTGCGAGCTGGAATTCGCCTACAGCCTGACCTGGGGCCAGAGCTTCACCTTCACCGTCCACGCCGTCTATCTGCCCCGCCCGCGCATCGAGATTTCCGGCCCGCAGGGCGTGCAGGCCAGCTTCGACTGGCAGGCCGCGCGCGACGCCGCGCTGGGGCGGATGTGCACTGCCGTTCTCGTCAACGACATCGAAAGCTACTGA
- a CDS encoding NlpC/P60 family protein translates to MKAADPNAVIAAARSWLGTPYHDQASLRGVGCDCLGLARGVWREIVGPEPFPIPPYSRDWGETGPREVLAEGARRMMIEVEPAAADPGALVLFRMKPRAIAKHVGILTGPGTFLHAYERLGVIEEPLTSVWRRRIAFAFLFPQR, encoded by the coding sequence GTGAAGGCCGCCGATCCGAACGCGGTGATCGCGGCGGCGCGATCCTGGCTCGGCACGCCCTACCACGATCAAGCCAGCCTGCGCGGCGTGGGCTGCGACTGCCTTGGTCTCGCCCGTGGTGTCTGGCGCGAGATCGTCGGCCCCGAGCCGTTCCCGATCCCGCCCTACAGCCGCGACTGGGGCGAGACCGGCCCGCGCGAGGTTCTGGCCGAGGGCGCGCGGCGCATGATGATCGAAGTGGAACCTGCGGCAGCCGACCCCGGCGCGCTGGTCCTCTTCCGGATGAAGCCCCGCGCCATTGCCAAGCATGTCGGGATCCTCACCGGGCCCGGCACCTTCCTCCACGCCTACGAGCGGCTCGGCGTGATCGAGGAGCCTCTCACCTCCGTCTGGCGACGGCGCATCGCCTTCGCCTTCCTGTTCCCGCAACGCTGA
- a CDS encoding AbrB/MazE/SpoVT family DNA-binding domain-containing protein encodes MSETAILSSKFQITIPATVRAARGWKAGQVFALIPKGTGILLMPVPERGDLAGIAKTASAGGYRDRTDRI; translated from the coding sequence ATGTCCGAGACCGCCATCCTGTCCTCGAAATTCCAGATCACGATCCCCGCAACGGTCCGGGCGGCCCGGGGATGGAAGGCCGGTCAGGTCTTTGCTCTCATCCCGAAGGGGACCGGCATCCTGCTGATGCCGGTGCCGGAACGGGGCGATCTGGCCGGCATTGCGAAGACCGCGTCGGCGGGCGGTTACCGGGACCGGACGGATCGCATCTGA
- a CDS encoding head-tail joining protein, giving the protein MGAFATAVGALFADPNIGRDAVYVADGGTPVPVRVVARRADAITDFGDARLWSETTRIDLRVTEVPNPRPGDRIEIGGDAFLIQGEPVRDRERLVWTVDLRPA; this is encoded by the coding sequence ATGGGTGCTTTCGCCACCGCCGTCGGCGCGCTCTTCGCCGATCCGAACATCGGGCGGGACGCTGTCTACGTCGCAGATGGCGGCACGCCCGTTCCGGTGCGTGTCGTCGCCCGACGGGCCGATGCGATCACCGACTTCGGCGATGCGCGGCTCTGGTCGGAAACAACGCGGATCGACCTGCGCGTGACCGAGGTTCCGAACCCGCGTCCCGGTGATCGCATTGAGATCGGCGGCGACGCCTTCCTCATTCAGGGTGAACCCGTCCGCGACCGTGAGCGGCTCGTCTGGACCGTGGACCTGAGGCCCGCATGA
- a CDS encoding tape measure protein: MAQKQVSVRLVAEGGRQVKAEFQGIGDAGENSFKRIERQADITGAVVRRVMGVLGAAISTRQLVAYADQWTDLRSRVDLATGSQEAGAAVMDRLAAMARRTYSSLGQTTESWLANATALRELGLTTAESLDFTEALNNAMVVSGARAERAASVQNALSRAMALGTLSGQNLNSVIQNGGRVAELLAEELGTTVSGLRALGQQGAITGDVIRTALIGNLELLREEADSMPATIGDAFTLIGNAALQLVGTWDQMAGASSTVAEGLILLADNLERLAAIGIAFATFMAGRWVAAFVAARVATFSLSGALALLRGAIIRTGIGALIVGAGELIYWFGQLVKGAGGFGSALELMGNVARAVWDGIKATLGSFVDDFRALRAEIEAIWLRLMAFLSNRWADFLGTIGPTFNAVAETIGADARIDWFGAQSYASMLDHAASNAGAMADRYRQRAAETRAGAFDGVGAAMQALRDALSGGDAENPLDEAAASAGRVTAALNDATTAAGRAGAAGRSAGEQTKAGAEAAATGWAAVSQTLADYATKAREIGGDIGNALVGAFRSAENAIGEFVKTGKLKFGDLVTSLIADLAKLAARRFILGPLAGVLSGVLGSLGGGIFANILHAGGMVGSPAPGRMVPALAFANAPRMHSGGWAGLRPDEVPAILQRGERVLSRREAAGYGTAAAQTVNVTINARDAESFRQSRTQIAADIARAVSLGRRGM, translated from the coding sequence ATGGCCCAGAAACAAGTCTCCGTCCGCCTCGTCGCCGAAGGCGGCCGGCAGGTGAAGGCCGAGTTTCAGGGGATCGGCGACGCGGGCGAGAACAGTTTCAAGCGTATCGAGCGGCAGGCGGACATCACCGGAGCGGTGGTGCGCCGGGTCATGGGCGTCCTCGGCGCGGCGATCAGCACGCGCCAGCTCGTCGCCTATGCCGACCAGTGGACCGACCTGCGATCGCGTGTCGATCTCGCCACCGGCTCGCAGGAAGCCGGCGCGGCCGTGATGGATCGGCTCGCCGCCATGGCGCGCCGGACCTACTCAAGCTTGGGGCAGACCACGGAATCCTGGCTCGCCAATGCCACGGCGCTGCGCGAGCTGGGGCTGACGACGGCGGAAAGCCTCGATTTCACCGAGGCGCTGAACAACGCGATGGTCGTCTCGGGCGCGCGGGCGGAGCGCGCGGCCTCGGTCCAGAACGCGCTATCGCGCGCCATGGCGCTGGGCACCCTCAGCGGCCAGAACCTCAACAGCGTGATCCAGAATGGCGGTCGGGTCGCCGAACTGCTGGCCGAGGAACTCGGCACCACCGTCTCGGGCCTGCGCGCCCTCGGGCAGCAGGGCGCCATCACCGGCGATGTCATCCGCACGGCGCTGATCGGCAATCTCGAACTGCTGCGCGAGGAAGCCGACAGCATGCCGGCGACCATCGGCGATGCCTTCACGCTGATCGGTAACGCCGCCCTGCAGCTGGTCGGAACCTGGGACCAGATGGCGGGCGCCTCCTCGACGGTGGCCGAGGGGCTGATCCTGCTGGCCGACAATCTGGAGAGGCTCGCGGCCATCGGCATCGCCTTCGCAACCTTCATGGCCGGGCGTTGGGTCGCGGCGTTCGTCGCCGCCCGTGTCGCGACCTTCAGCTTGTCGGGCGCGCTCGCGCTCCTGCGCGGCGCGATCATCCGCACGGGGATCGGCGCGCTGATCGTCGGCGCGGGCGAGCTGATCTACTGGTTCGGCCAACTCGTGAAGGGCGCGGGCGGCTTCGGTTCGGCACTCGAGCTAATGGGCAACGTGGCGCGCGCGGTCTGGGACGGGATCAAGGCCACCCTCGGCTCCTTCGTGGACGACTTCCGCGCCCTGCGCGCCGAGATCGAGGCGATCTGGCTGCGGCTGATGGCCTTCCTGTCGAACAGATGGGCCGATTTCCTCGGCACCATCGGACCGACCTTCAACGCGGTCGCCGAGACGATCGGTGCGGATGCACGGATCGACTGGTTCGGGGCGCAGTCTTATGCCTCGATGCTCGATCACGCCGCCAGCAATGCCGGCGCGATGGCCGACCGCTACCGCCAGCGCGCGGCCGAGACCAGGGCCGGAGCCTTCGATGGTGTGGGCGCGGCTATGCAGGCGCTGCGCGATGCACTGAGCGGCGGGGACGCCGAGAACCCGCTGGACGAGGCTGCCGCATCGGCGGGCCGGGTGACGGCGGCTCTGAACGATGCCACGACCGCTGCCGGTCGTGCCGGAGCCGCCGGGCGCAGTGCCGGCGAGCAGACGAAGGCTGGGGCCGAGGCTGCCGCGACCGGATGGGCGGCGGTGAGCCAGACTCTGGCTGACTATGCCACGAAGGCGCGCGAGATCGGCGGCGACATCGGCAACGCACTGGTGGGAGCGTTCCGCAGCGCCGAGAACGCGATCGGCGAGTTCGTGAAGACCGGCAAGCTGAAGTTCGGCGACCTGGTCACCTCGCTGATCGCCGATCTGGCAAAGCTCGCAGCCCGGCGTTTCATCCTCGGCCCGCTGGCAGGCGTGCTTTCCGGTGTTCTGGGCAGTCTCGGCGGCGGGATCTTCGCCAACATCCTGCATGCGGGCGGCATGGTCGGTTCTCCGGCACCGGGCCGTATGGTGCCCGCGCTCGCCTTCGCCAATGCCCCGCGCATGCATTCCGGGGGCTGGGCGGGGCTCAGGCCCGACGAAGTGCCCGCGATCCTGCAACGCGGTGAGCGGGTGCTCTCGCGGCGAGAGGCAGCGGGTTACGGCACCGCCGCCGCGCAGACCGTCAATGTCACGATCAATGCCCGCGATGCCGAGAGCTTCCGGCAGTCCCGCACGCAGATCGCGGCCGATATCGCCCGCGCGGTCTCGCTCGGGCGAAGGGGTATGTGA
- a CDS encoding DUF6441 family protein, with translation MKLGISIVGDIVRLMDEEVKAGEKAVTTAMRDAGTGLKSAWRAQITGAGLGARLARTIRSEQFPKGRTSLNAAALVWSKAPVIIGAHDSGPLIRSRNGFWLTIPTQAAGKSTRGGRITPLEWERRTGLRLRFVYRRTGPSLLVAEGRLNTKGRAVASRSKTGRGLTTVPIFLLVPQVRLRKRLNLARDAGRAMDAVPGRIVANWVEDLANR, from the coding sequence ATGAAACTCGGCATCAGCATCGTCGGCGATATCGTCCGCCTGATGGACGAGGAGGTGAAGGCCGGCGAGAAGGCCGTCACCACGGCGATGCGCGATGCCGGGACCGGCCTGAAATCCGCCTGGCGCGCGCAGATCACCGGCGCAGGTCTCGGGGCACGGCTTGCCCGCACTATCCGGTCGGAGCAGTTCCCGAAAGGCAGGACCAGCCTCAATGCGGCGGCACTGGTCTGGTCGAAGGCGCCGGTGATCATTGGCGCGCATGACTCCGGCCCGCTAATCCGCTCGCGGAACGGGTTCTGGCTGACAATCCCGACGCAGGCGGCTGGGAAATCCACCCGTGGCGGCCGGATCACCCCCCTTGAGTGGGAGCGGCGCACTGGGCTGCGTCTGCGCTTCGTCTATCGGCGAACAGGTCCGAGCCTGCTGGTGGCCGAAGGGCGGCTGAACACCAAGGGCCGCGCCGTGGCGTCGCGCTCGAAGACTGGCCGAGGGCTGACCACCGTGCCGATCTTCCTGCTGGTTCCGCAGGTGAGGTTGCGCAAGCGGTTGAATCTGGCGCGGGATGCAGGGCGGGCGATGGACGCTGTGCCAGGGCGGATCGTGGCGAATTGGGTTGAGGACTTGGCAAATCGTTAG
- a CDS encoding DUF7697 family protein: MNHPETPEGWQVWDLAQRLTGQLRVATGMGGTMVLGWDMTAALAMARALGLDLLVAAECLPEIEAVMVRKLNEQMASGDRSGPEDQMRSVRSR; the protein is encoded by the coding sequence GTGAACCATCCGGAAACTCCGGAAGGTTGGCAGGTCTGGGATCTGGCACAGCGCCTGACCGGGCAGCTTCGCGTCGCGACCGGCATGGGCGGGACCATGGTGCTCGGCTGGGACATGACGGCCGCGCTCGCCATGGCGCGGGCGCTCGGGCTTGATCTGCTGGTCGCCGCCGAATGCCTGCCCGAGATCGAGGCGGTGATGGTGCGCAAGCTCAACGAGCAGATGGCGTCTGGTGACCGATCAGGGCCTGAAGATCAGATGCGATCCGTCCGGTCCCGGTAA
- a CDS encoding DUF2460 domain-containing protein, with translation MAFHEVRFPDDISRGARGGPERRTQIVELASGDEERNASWANSRRRYDVAYGIRRADDLAAVVAFFEARNGRLHGFRFKDWADFKSCLPSQTPGATDQQVGIGDGTTTQFRLAKRYTSGAQSWTRSIAKPVTGSVRVALAGVEQVSGWLVDTTTGFVTFGSAPGAGIAITAGFAFDVPVRFDTDALDVTLDLERLGSITSIPLVELRR, from the coding sequence ATGGCTTTCCACGAAGTCCGGTTCCCGGACGACATCAGCCGTGGTGCGCGTGGCGGACCGGAGCGGCGCACCCAGATCGTGGAACTGGCCTCGGGCGACGAGGAACGCAACGCCAGCTGGGCGAACAGTCGGCGGCGGTATGATGTCGCCTACGGTATCCGTCGTGCCGACGATCTCGCGGCAGTGGTCGCCTTCTTCGAGGCGAGGAACGGCCGCCTTCACGGCTTCCGCTTCAAGGACTGGGCCGACTTCAAGTCCTGCCTGCCGTCGCAGACGCCGGGCGCAACCGACCAGCAGGTGGGCATCGGCGACGGCACGACGACGCAGTTCCGGCTCGCGAAGCGCTACACCTCCGGCGCGCAGTCCTGGACACGCAGCATCGCCAAGCCGGTCACGGGCAGCGTGCGTGTCGCACTGGCGGGCGTCGAGCAGGTGTCGGGCTGGTTGGTCGATACCACGACCGGCTTCGTCACCTTCGGTTCCGCACCCGGTGCAGGCATCGCCATCACGGCGGGCTTCGCGTTCGATGTGCCCGTCCGCTTCGACACCGACGCGCTCGACGTCACCCTCGACCTCGAACGCCTCGGTTCGATCACCTCCATTCCTCTCGTGGAACTGCGTCGATGA